TGATGGGCTCAAGAAAAGCAAACAGGGAAGTAAAGTCATGGCTGTTCTGGTCACGGGTGGAGCAGGTTACATAGGAAGCCACATGGTGTGGGCTCTGCTCGATGCCGGGGAAGAGGTTGTTGTTGTCGACCGGCTTTCCACGGGGTCTCGCTGGGCTGTCGCGCCGGCTGCACGTTTCTATCTGGGGGATGCGGCCGATCGCACCTTGCTCGACCAGATTTTCGAAGAAAACCAGATCGAGACCATTTTCCACTTTGCCGGCTCCCTCAGCGTTCCTGAATCGATCAGCCGTCCGCTCGAATATTACGAAAACAATACCGGTACGACCCGCGCCCTTGTCGCTGCAGCCGTCGCCCATGGCATTCGCAATTTCATCTTTTCGTCGACAGCCGCCGTCTATGGGAACCAGCCTTTTGATGGCCCGGTGCCGGAAACGGCGATCCTGAGCCCTGAAAATCCCTATGGCCTGTCGAAACTCGCCTCTGAAATCATGCTGCGCGACGTCGTGCAGGCGCATGATTTCAATTATGTGGCGCTGCGTTATTTCAATGTCGCCGGAGCCGATCCGCAGGGTCGTGCTGGTCCTTCTCCAACGGGCGTGCCAAACCTCATCAAGGTCGCCTGCGAGGCCGCAACCGGCCGTCGGGCTCGGGTTGAGGTCTATGGAACGGACTATCCGACCGCTGACGGCACGGGCGTTCGCGACTATATCCATGTTAGCGATCTGATCGATGCGCATATGCTGGCCATGGCGCATCTGCGCGCCGGTGGCGGCACCCGAACCTTGAATTGCGGTTATGGCGTCGGTTATTCGGTGCTGGATGTGCTGCACGCGGTGCGGCAGGAATCGGAGCAGGATTTCCCGGTCATCCATTGCCCGCGCCGGCCGGGTGATATTGCGGCGATGGTAGCGGATTCCACCCGTATTCAGTCGGAGCTGGGTTGGCGTCCGCGTTTCAACGATCTGGCGATCATCGTTCGCACCGCTCTTCAGTGGGAAGCCAAGCGCCAGGCGCAGCAAAGCGACAGAATTCCCCCGGTCCGGCGCAAGCTGGCAGCGATAGGCTGAGCAGGTTCCGCATCAGCGGATAGCGTTGTTCTTGACGGAAGGATAGACGACCGGCCGATCCGAAACGCTGGCGGCCGGAAGCCATCGCTCCCTGTCGAAAAAACGGCGCGTCAGCTTCAGCCCCGGCGACTGTTCATTCGCGAGCAAAATTACGTTCATGCGATGCGGCGCGGTCGGCTCCGGCTTGACGGAGACCGAAATGCCGAAATGCTGTGCCTGATAGGGCTGCATCCCGCGTGCCGGTTCAAGCATGGCGGCAAGGTCGCTCCAGCGGGTTTGCCCGATAATCAGGGCCAGCGCATCGTCAAGCTTTGCTTTAATGGCGGCACCACCAGGCGTCTCAGGCGCCACAGCCTTCATTCGGATGGATCTGATTTCGCCGGACGGCTCTCCCCTGATCTCAAGGAACAGCGATGCCCGTTCGGCGGGCGTCGCCGCATTCCCTTCGGCAAGGTCGGCCATGCATTCGAAGTTGCGGATATTCACCGGGCTTGCGTGCCAGCCTTGTCGGTTGGAAAAACCCTCGGCGGCGAAACGGTCACAGAGGTCCTTGCCGGAAAGCACGAAATCGCGTGCGAAAGATGCCCTGTCGCCGGTTTTCTCGAATTTCAATAGATGAGGCGGCAGATAGACCTTCGTGGCCGCGAGCTTTTGCCGCTTGACGGGTTTCACTTTGGGCGGCGGCTCGGCGGAATAGATGGCAGGCGCCAGATTGAAATAGGTCAGCAGGCTCCTGAGGTGCTTCTTATCGTTGGCAAGCAGCACCGTCGCCAATATGGCGAGGCAAACGGCCAGCACCGCAAACAGCAGCGCGCCATGGCTTACTCTTTTTTGCAGGCTCGCGTCCATCGCAGGACCCTATGGCTACCGGGGTAGGGCGGCAGCCTTTCTTGATATGGATTTTCGGGCCGTTTTCAGCCCTGTGAATATGGATGTAAGTGGAAGCTCAAAAAAATATATCATGCAATCCACCGCCGGAATCTCCGGCGGTGGGTGGTGTTATTCGGATGTATTTTTACCCGTGTCCTGCCCGCCGGCGCTGCTTTCATCGTCTGCGACCGGAATGGCGTAGGAGCCATTCAGCCAGCGGGCAAGATCGAGCGAGCGGCAGCGATCCGAACAGAACGGATAATCGTCGCGTGTCGAGGGCCGCCCGCATTCCGGGCACGGCTGGGATTTACGGAGCGGCGTGACGTTACCGGCGCCTTCAGTGGAGGGTTTTGCCATGGTCTATCCCTCGAGCCAGCCCGATGTCACCTCAAATCCTTCACCGGACAAGAGCGACATGGTCTCGTAAAGCGGCAGGCCGACGACGTTGGTGTAGGAACCGGTCAATTTCTGCACGAATGCGCCGGCAATGCCCTGAATGCCATAGGCACCTGCTTTGCCGCGCCATTGCCCGGAGGCGATGTAGGCGTCGATTTCGCGCGTCGAGAGGCGTTTGAAGCGCACCTTGGTTTCCACCACCTTCTGACGGATTTTGCCGCCAGGTATCACAAGGCAGATGCCGGTATAGACCCAATGGCTACGTCCCGAGAGAAGATGCAGCGCTGCCGAGGCGTCTTCGGTATATTCCGCCTTGCCGACGATGCGACGGCCCACGGCCACGACGGTGTCGGAGCCGAGAACATAGGCGTCTTTCCACGTCTGCTCGCTCTTGAGCGCGGCATGCGCCGCTTCGGCCTTCTGCAGCGACAGACGACGACACAGCGTGCGCGGATGCTCAAGCTTCGCAGGCGTCTCGTCGATATCCATCGGCATCAGGCGTGCCGGCTCGATGCCGATCTGATGCAACAGTTCCAGACGCCGCGGTGAGCCGGATGCCAGAACGAGCTTTTGTTTTGAGTTTGTCATTGCGCTGCCCGGGCGTCCGATGCCGAAAACGGATTACTTGAAGCGATAGGTGATGCGGCCCTTGGTCAGGTCGTAAGGCGTCATTTCAACCAGTACCTTGTCGCCGGCCAGAACGCGGATACGGTTCTTGCGCATGCGGCCCGCGGTGTGGGCGATGATTTCGTGTTCGTTCTCAAGCTTCACGCGGAATGTTGCGTTCGGCAGCAATTCGGTTACGATGCCCGGGAATTCAAGGACTTCTTCTTTTGTCATGTAAGGGTTTTCTTCCTGTTGATAGTGCCGGACATGTCCTGTCCGGGAAAATTGCGCGGAAACTACACAATCCCGGCACATTTGTGAACCTCTAAAGCATTGGCTTGAAAATCAGTAATGATTTTCATGAGGCAGCGGCCATTTTCACTCTTTTGAAAGCGTATCCGCCACCGGCTGCTGCCGCCCCGGCAGGCGTTCCGAAATAAGTTTCGACAGATGGTCCCGCACGTCGCGATAGGCGTCGAGAATCTGTTCGCGTGTGCCTGTGATCACCGTCGGATCCATTGTCGGCCAATAGACCACATCGAGCGAATTCGAGCGCGTCAATTCAAGCGCTGCGTGATGGGCTTCCGGCGTTAATGTAATGATCAGATCGAAAAAATCATCCTCGATCTCGTCCAGCGTGCGCGGTTTGTGTTTGCCGAGCGAAAATCCCTGCTCTTCCAGCACTGCATCCACGAAGGGGTCGCGCTCGCCGGCCCGCACGCCAGCCGACTGGATGTAAATGCCGGGCGCGACCAGCCGTTTGGCGATGACTTCCGCCATGGGGGAACGGATGGAGTTCATGCCGCACATGAAGAGGACCGATTTGGGCGCTCGTCCCTCGTTTGGCGCTGCGGCAGGATCGCTCATCTCTAACCCCGCCAATAGAGCACGCAGACAAGGGTAAAGAGGCGGCGCGCCGTATCGAAATCCACCGTGATTTTGCCGGACAGCCGGTCCATCAGGGTCTGCGAGC
The Agrobacterium cucumeris DNA segment above includes these coding regions:
- the galE gene encoding UDP-glucose 4-epimerase GalE, with amino-acid sequence MAVLVTGGAGYIGSHMVWALLDAGEEVVVVDRLSTGSRWAVAPAARFYLGDAADRTLLDQIFEENQIETIFHFAGSLSVPESISRPLEYYENNTGTTRALVAAAVAHGIRNFIFSSTAAVYGNQPFDGPVPETAILSPENPYGLSKLASEIMLRDVVQAHDFNYVALRYFNVAGADPQGRAGPSPTGVPNLIKVACEAATGRRARVEVYGTDYPTADGTGVRDYIHVSDLIDAHMLAMAHLRAGGGTRTLNCGYGVGYSVLDVLHAVRQESEQDFPVIHCPRRPGDIAAMVADSTRIQSELGWRPRFNDLAIIVRTALQWEAKRQAQQSDRIPPVRRKLAAIG
- a CDS encoding DUF6030 family protein gives rise to the protein MDASLQKRVSHGALLFAVLAVCLAILATVLLANDKKHLRSLLTYFNLAPAIYSAEPPPKVKPVKRQKLAATKVYLPPHLLKFEKTGDRASFARDFVLSGKDLCDRFAAEGFSNRQGWHASPVNIRNFECMADLAEGNAATPAERASLFLEIRGEPSGEIRSIRMKAVAPETPGGAAIKAKLDDALALIIGQTRWSDLAAMLEPARGMQPYQAQHFGISVSVKPEPTAPHRMNVILLANEQSPGLKLTRRFFDRERWLPAASVSDRPVVYPSVKNNAIR
- the yacG gene encoding DNA gyrase inhibitor YacG, producing MAKPSTEGAGNVTPLRKSQPCPECGRPSTRDDYPFCSDRCRSLDLARWLNGSYAIPVADDESSAGGQDTGKNTSE
- a CDS encoding Maf-like protein, whose translation is MTNSKQKLVLASGSPRRLELLHQIGIEPARLMPMDIDETPAKLEHPRTLCRRLSLQKAEAAHAALKSEQTWKDAYVLGSDTVVAVGRRIVGKAEYTEDASAALHLLSGRSHWVYTGICLVIPGGKIRQKVVETKVRFKRLSTREIDAYIASGQWRGKAGAYGIQGIAGAFVQKLTGSYTNVVGLPLYETMSLLSGEGFEVTSGWLEG
- the infA gene encoding translation initiation factor IF-1, which translates into the protein MTKEEVLEFPGIVTELLPNATFRVKLENEHEIIAHTAGRMRKNRIRVLAGDKVLVEMTPYDLTKGRITYRFK
- a CDS encoding low molecular weight phosphatase family protein, with protein sequence MSDPAAAPNEGRAPKSVLFMCGMNSIRSPMAEVIAKRLVAPGIYIQSAGVRAGERDPFVDAVLEEQGFSLGKHKPRTLDEIEDDFFDLIITLTPEAHHAALELTRSNSLDVVYWPTMDPTVITGTREQILDAYRDVRDHLSKLISERLPGRQQPVADTLSKE